Part of the Flagellimonas eckloniae genome, GAAACGATTATTGTGGATTCGGGCACTACAACTATGGAAATCGTTAAAAACTTGAATCCCAGTTATTCTTATAATGTTATTACAAATGCCTTCAATATTGCAAATCAGCTAATTAATGCCCAGAATATAAATATTATTGTGCCGGGCGGAACCTTAAGGAAAAACTCCCATTCTTTAGTAGGTCCCCTTGCCGAAAAGAGTCTTCGCAATTTCTATGTGGACAAGGTTTTTATCGGAGTTGATGGCTTTGATACTTCACAAGGTGCTTTTACGCCCAACATTGAAGAAGCATCTCTAAACCAGGTTATGATCGATATTGCCAAAGAAGTAATTTTAGTTGCTGATTCCAGTAAGTTTCAGCGACGTAGTTTGGCTTTTATATGTCCTTTGGACAAAATCGATATTGTAGTTACTGATGAGAAAATAAGTAAAGAGGATTTGAAAAAATTAGAAGAAGTTAAAATAAAGGTAATTATTGCCTAAGGGTTTAGATTATAGGCTATTAGTAATAAGTAATTCTTTACTTTGAATAGGTAATAGGGGACTATATTTTTATGAAAGTCTTTTTTTTGTACATATACCAAAGGATAAAATAAAGTATGCCAAAACCTCCAATAGCTAATATCATCTCATGGTAATCTCCGGTATACTGTTCTAATCCGAAGAGAATATGATTTGAAATTTCTGAGAAGTTAAAAACATGGGACAGCACATAGGCCGTGATTGCATTCATGCCAATTACTTTCAGCGGAAATGTCCACTTATCCTTTCCTTTAATGTCAATAATCCAATAGAATAATGCCATCAATAGAAAACAAACCCCAGATGACGCCAAAACAAAAGAACTTGTCCAAATCTTCTTGACAATTGGGTGAAACTGGCCAACCAGAAATCCTAATAGTATTCCAACAATTCCATAGACCAAAAGCCGCACTGCAACTTGTTTTCTCGGAAGTCTGGATTTAATAAGTTCTCCAGCAAACAAGCCAGACAAAGTGGTCGCTGTGAATCCAAATCCAGTAAGCACCCATGAGTATTGGGAGCCATACTCTTGAAACCTTCCCAGTATAAGACGATCAAAATATATTGCATAATTTTCGTCGGGCAGTAATCTGCTTCTTCCTATTTCTGGTAAGGACGGTAAGGTTAACAGCCCTATATAAGTTAAAAGACAAGCTGCAAATGCGATGTAACGCCATTTCTTTGTTAAATGGACATACATTAGCACTGAAAAGAAATACCCGACAGCAATAGCTTGTAGGGTATTATTAAAAACACTGAATTCTGCACTGTCGAAAGCAAGCAAATTACCCTGTACGATCCATCCTAAAACAAATAGAATAAGAAATCGTTTAACAAGCTTTCTATATATAACACTGTTATTTACCTCTTGTTCTATTTTCTTGCCAATTGAAAAAGGAATAACCGCTCCTACAACAAATAAAAACAAGGGCATTATAATGTCATAAAATGTGCTCCCAAACCAATCGGGGTGATCAAATTGTTCTGCAAAAAACCCTGTAAAAGGTGTACCCGAACCCTTGTGTAAAGAGGCAAAGAAACGATCCGCAAAAATAATCATCAACATATCAAAACCTCTTAATATGTCGATTGAAGCTATTCGTTTACTATCCCCCATTTTTATTAGTCTACTTTAAGTGTATGCTTTAAACTGTTATACCCGGTATTCTCTTCCCATACATCTTGGTTGGCCATTCGTATTGCATATTCCGGGCGGCCTTTGATGGTTTGGTAGGCTTCTTCCAGATGCAGAAAGACATCATATTCGCCTGCCGTAAGAGTCTGTGGTAAGGAAAAGCTTTGTTTTAAAGTTACTTCCGAAAACCAACGACGTATATCTGTATCGAATTCTAAGGTGGTGATCTCATCATTGGCCTTGTTTCGCAATACCAGATTTACATTTCTTTCTTTAGTGGGCGATGCATACCCTATATTTTCAAGTATGATATCTACCTCTAAATTATCATCTGTTGTTAAAGAATCTGGGAATGTTGCAGTCTTGAGCACAAACCGATATCCAAGATTTTTCTTTATGGCCTCTATACATCCGCCCGAAGTCCAATCATTGTTCACGTCATTGTTGAAATCTGTGTTCAAATAGGTATAGTGCAATGACCTCAGGTCAATATCTGCAATGCCATCTGGCGAGCAATTGCTTTCTGGGTTGTATTCATCTGTGCAGGTTTCACCCCCTACTAGTACATACTTGCTGTCTTCTTGGAAATAGGTTTTTAAGTTGGAAATATCCGTAACTCTTTCGGAGGAGGAATTTCCATAATCTTCATAGGTTCCAAAATCATCCGCGCTTGCAAATAAACAATCGTTGTGAAATCCTATTCGTGCTTTATCAGTTTCTGAGAACGCTTCTGCTTCGGTAATTGCAGCAACATTAGTTGTAGCAGTAATGCCATATACATAACGTTGTTTCATTTGCGGATAACGTACCTGTACCATCAATTCTTTTGGAGTGGCCTC contains:
- a CDS encoding DUF4832 domain-containing protein, whose amino-acid sequence is MSYLYALLVYFVLSCNSNDNTSNPDSDTTTKTTVTYSVDDSDFANPDRGFYKYSETRASNYQVLDEDELRGYRTSTSAEGANYETINTMVFRYFILDDFTNGTISQTFLDNMQLDFDAARNAGIKIIPRFTYTVTSNSGNCNEGFICPPYGDAPKDVVLAQIQQLGAVLTTNADVITAVQMGFIGTWGENYYTDFFGDPSPNATQGKLLDENWQDRIDVLKALLEATPKELMVQVRYPQMKQRYVYGITATTNVAAITEAEAFSETDKARIGFHNDCLFASADDFGTYEDYGNSSSERVTDISNLKTYFQEDSKYVLVGGETCTDEYNPESNCSPDGIADIDLRSLHYTYLNTDFNNDVNNDWTSGGCIEAIKKNLGYRFVLKTATFPDSLTTDDNLEVDIILENIGYASPTKERNVNLVLRNKANDEITTLEFDTDIRRWFSEVTLKQSFSLPQTLTAGEYDVFLHLEEAYQTIKGRPEYAIRMANQDVWEENTGYNSLKHTLKVD
- the agaR gene encoding transcriptional repressor AgaR; the encoded protein is MEKKNKKRSTVERRKKILNMLDENGQVFVHELSDEFKVSEVTIRNDLDLFESKKLLLRSRGGAMKYENSVSMDFQISDKDKIHYAEKIKIGKKAAALVNNGETIIVDSGTTTMEIVKNLNPSYSYNVITNAFNIANQLINAQNINIIVPGGTLRKNSHSLVGPLAEKSLRNFYVDKVFIGVDGFDTSQGAFTPNIEEASLNQVMIDIAKEVILVADSSKFQRRSLAFICPLDKIDIVVTDEKISKEDLKKLEEVKIKVIIA
- a CDS encoding acyltransferase family protein: MGDSKRIASIDILRGFDMLMIIFADRFFASLHKGSGTPFTGFFAEQFDHPDWFGSTFYDIIMPLFLFVVGAVIPFSIGKKIEQEVNNSVIYRKLVKRFLILFVLGWIVQGNLLAFDSAEFSVFNNTLQAIAVGYFFSVLMYVHLTKKWRYIAFAACLLTYIGLLTLPSLPEIGRSRLLPDENYAIYFDRLILGRFQEYGSQYSWVLTGFGFTATTLSGLFAGELIKSRLPRKQVAVRLLVYGIVGILLGFLVGQFHPIVKKIWTSSFVLASSGVCFLLMALFYWIIDIKGKDKWTFPLKVIGMNAITAYVLSHVFNFSEISNHILFGLEQYTGDYHEMILAIGGFGILYFILWYMYKKKTFIKI